Genomic DNA from Streptomyces sp. PCS3-D2:
ACCATTTAGGGTTCGGGCACGTCCTCATGAACAACCTGGCACTCACGCCGGGGAGGATGGAACTGCAACAAGCGCACGAGTGACAACGCGAAACCGTAAAGCAACGCAATACGGCTCCTTCGCCGCCAACCGGCAACAGCCGGCCAGCTTCGGAAGGAAGTTTCGAGGAAAAGCCGAGAGCGGGAACGTTTTCGGCCTGGTTGGATGTTGACCCTGGTACGACAGCTCGTCGAGCTAGAGAAGAGGCGACGTGACTACTGTTCTGACACCCGCGACCCCGCTGACGGCCGCTGACCGATGCGACCGTTGCGGCGCCCAGGCATATCTGCGCGTCGTCCTGCTGAGCGGCGGTGAACTGCTCTTCTGCGCCCACCACGGTCGCAAGTTCGAGCCGGAACTCAAGAAGATCGCCGCGGAAATACAGGATGAGACCGAGCGGCTCACGTCCGCTCCGGCTGCCCACGCCGAACCCGAGGACCGCTGACACAGGCCACCTCGCATCCGACGAGCCAGGACCGGCCAGGCCGGTCGACGGGCGGCACTCCTGAGACCCAGGGGTGCCGCCCGTCCTCACGTCCGCAGGCCGCCCGCACCGGGAAAGTCGGCGGTACCGAGCCGTCCCGGGCCGGTGTCACAGGACGGCGGCAACGGGCCGGCCGCCCCTGGTCCGCTCGTTGCCCCTGTGCGGACGCTGCACGCGGCCAGGGCGCCGGCGGGGCCCCCGGCCGACCTTATTGGACCCCGTCTTGCTGCGAGGCCCTCTCCGGGCCCGTCACGAAGCCGGCCAGCGGGGCGATACGCGTGTACACACCCGGACTGTCGGCGCGTCCGCAGCCCCGGCCCCACGAGACCAGCCCGATGAGCCGGCCCTGCGCCACCAGCGGCCCGCCGCTGTCGCCCTGGCAGGCGTCCTTGCCGCCCCCGCCGTCTCCCGCGCACACCATGGATTCGGCCCGGTACTGTCCGTCCATGTCCCCGGGATAGGCGCGCCCGCACACCTCGTCCGCGAGGACCCTCACGCGTGCGGCCCGCAGGGCGTAGGCGTAGTCGCCGAAGCCGCTGGTGTCGCCCCAGCCGTACACGTCCGCCTCGGTGCCCGCCCGGTAGGCGGGGTGCCCCGTCTCCGCCATGGGCAGGACGTGGTGTGCCGGAACGGCTTCCGCCAGCTCCAGGACGGCGAGGTCGCCCGCATTGCTCCGCGGGTCGTAGTCGGGATTCACCCGTGCCCCGCGCACCGCGATCTCCCGGCCGTCAGCCGCCCGGAGCTCCGTACGGCCGGCGATCACCCGGAAATCGGACACGGACTCGACGGGTCCGCCGAGCACCTGCCGGCCCAGGCAGTGCGCCGCGGTGACCACTTTGGTCGGCGCGACCACGACACCCCCGCAGAACTGCCCGTCCCGCGTACCTCCGAACCGGTCACGGCTGGCCAGGGCCACGACCCAGGGGCTGTCGGCCACCTTCACCGGCTTCCCGCCGATCACCACGCTGTCCGCGGCCGCCCGGGGCATCTGGGCGAGCGGCACCGCGGCCGTTCCCGCCGCCAGGGTCAGCGCGCCCGCCAGGACACGGGCAAAGGGACGACGCATGGGGCCTCCTGACTCCGAGTGTGCATGACTCCACCCAGAGTGGGTTGCCCGGTGGCCGAGCGCACCCGCGCGGACACCGTCGGCGCCTCCGTCGCGCGGGCCTCAGCGGCATCCGCCGCCGAGGCCCGCCGACCGGCTCAGTCCAGGTAGTCGCGCAGCACCTGGGAGCGCGACGGGTGGCGCAGCTTCGACATGGTCTTCGACTCGATCTGGCGGATCCGCTCGCGGGTGACGCCGTAGACCTTGCCGATCTCGTCGAGGGTCTTGGGCTGTCCGTCGGTGAGGCCGAAGCGCATGGAGACCACGCCGGCCTCGCGCTCGCTCAGAGTGTCGAGCACCGAGTGCAGCTGCTCCTGCAGCAGCGTGAAGCTCACGGCGTCCGCCGGGACGACGGCCTCGGAGTCCTCGATGAGGTCACCGAACTCGCTGTCGCCGTCCTCGCCGAGGGGCGTGTGCAGGGAGATCGGCTCGCGGCCGTACTTCTGGACCTCGATGACCTTCTCGGGGGTCATGTCGAGTTCCTTGGCCAGCTCCTCCGGGGTGGGCTCGCGGCCCAGGTCCTGGAGCATCTGGCGCTGCACGCGGGCGAGCTTGTTGATGACCTCGACCATGTGGACGGGGATGCGGATGGTGCGGGCCTGGTCGGCCATGGCACGCGTGATCGCCTGCCGGATCCACCAGGTCGCGTAGGTGGAGAACTTGTAGCCCTTGGTGTAGTCGAACTTCTCGACCGCACGGATGAGGCCCAGGTTGCCTTCCTGGATCAGGTCCAGGAAGAGCATGCCTCGGCCGGTGTAACGCTTGGCCAGCGAGACCACGAGACGGAGGTTGGCCTCCAGCAGGTGGTTCTTGGCGCGGCGGCCGTCCTCGGCGATGATCTCCAGCTCGCGCTTGAGCTTCGGCGCCAGCTTGTCGGCGTTCGCCAGCTTGTCCTCGGCGAACAGACCGGCCTCGATCCGCTTGGCGAGCTCGACCTCCTGCTCGGCGTTGAGGAGCGGCACCTTGCCGATCTGCTTGAGGTAGTCCTTGACCGGGTCGGCGGTCGCGCCGGCCACCACGACCTGCTGGGCCGGGGCGTCGTCCTCGTCGTCCGAGATGACGAAGCCCTTGTTCTCCCCGCCCTCGTCCTCTTCGTCGCCCTCGGCCTTGACCGCGTCGGGCCCCTCGTCCGGGGTCTCGTCCTCGCCGGCCTCGTCCGCGTCCTTCTTGGCCGCGGTCTTCTTCGCGGCGGCCTTCTTCGCGGCGGCCTTCTTGGCGGGCGCGGCCTTCTTCGCGGCCGTCTTCTTCGCGGCCACCTTCTTGGCGACGGGCTCCGCCGCGGCCTGCTCGACGGCGGCGTCCGGTTCCTGCTCCTGCGGGTCCACCGCGGCAGGTGCCGCGGCCACGGGCTGGGCCGCCGTCGTCCTGGCCGCCGTCTTCCTGACGGGCTCGGTGGCCGTCCGCTTGGCCGGGCTCTTCGCTGCGACGCTCTTGCGGGTGGTGCGCTTGGGCGACTCCGCGGCACTGACCATCAGCGTCACACCCTCTTCCTCGAGGATCTGGTTGAGGCTGCGCAGAACATTCTTCCACTGGGTCGCAGGAATCTGGTCAGCCTCGAAGGCCCGACGCACGTCATCGCCGGCGATCTGCCCCTCGGCCTTGCCCCGCTCGATGAGCGCCATCACAGACTCGGAATCGGCGATCTCCGGCGGGAGCGTACGGGATGTGCTGGCCGACACGAACAACCTCTCGGAACGATGGGAACGGCTTCCGACCCCGGGCCTGGTGGTGCTGGACCGGAGCCGACGACCACCGACCGGGGATGGGCCGGCGGCGCGGGCAGGGGCCGGGGAGCTGCACAACAACCCCAAGGGCTGCTGTTCCCTCCGTCGGCCATCACCTCTTAAGTCATCGCGCGACCTCGCGGAGCGTTACGCCCAATCTTCGTGGCCCGAGTCACACCCTGTATGCGCGGATGCCGGTCATACGGTCGCACCCCGCGGCCCCGGAAGCTTCGCGGCAGCCCCGGAGGGGCTCCGAAAGAGGGACGAAGCCCACACGCCGGTGTCGCCGGGCCCGGCCGGGCCCGGCGACGTGTCGTACACCCCCGCGCGCCCGCCCGTCAGTGCTCGCGCGGGGCAGGAACCACGCGCTCGACCTCCGGATGAACCGTCAGGAGCTGGCGCATCGCGCTCTCGGCACCCGCTGCGTCGCCCGCAGCGAGGGCCTCGACCATCCGGGCGTGGTGCGCTACGCACGCCTCGCTCGGGCGGTCGCAGGAGGTCATCGGGCTGCCGGAGACCTGGAGGGCGGCGGAGACGATGCCGGAGAGGTGTTCCAGCATGCGGTTGCCCGCCACCTGGATGAGGAGTGCGTGGAACTCGTTGTCGGCGCGCGCGAAGGTGATCGAGTCACCCTGACCGAGGGCGTGGCCCATGATCTCGACCATGTCGGCTAGGCGCTGCTGGACGTCCGGGCGGCCGTGGCCGGCGGCCAGGCGGGCGGCGAGGGGCTCGATCGTCCAGCGGAGCTCGCCGAGCTCGCGGCGCTGGTCGTCGCGCTGGGGCCCGAAGGCACGCCACTCGATGATGTCGGGGTCGAGCAGGTTCCAGTCGGCGACGGGGCGCACCCGGGTGCCGACGTTGGGACGGGCGCTGACGAGGCCCTTGGCCTCGAGGACCCGCAGCGATTCGCGGACGACCGTGCGGGAGACCTCGAAGCGCTGGCCGATCTCCTCGGGGACCAAGGGGCGGTCCGCGCCGAGATCGCCGGAAACGATCATCTGGCCGAGCTGCTGGACGAGTTGGCCGTGCAGTCCGCGGCCGCGGCTGCCTGCCGCCCGGCGGCCCACGCGGCTCAACTCGACGTCGGCGCCGTCCCAGTGGGGTGCTCCGACGCGGTCGGACCCGGGGGTCTCCGCGTAGGGGTAGCGGTCGAGTTCGCCCGCGCCGGCGAGGCCGGAGTCGGCATGGCGGGCGGCGGTCATCATGGTGTGCGCAAGGGTACTCACGAATCCTTTGTCGGCCGTGCCTCCGCGGCCCTTGAGGTCTTTGGTGAAAAGCACACGAAAGGGTGATCGGTGCCACCTACGCAATTGACGACTTATCGTAAAGAACCGGGCCTATTGCGCGGAGTTGCGGTCCCCTTGACGCGACATGGACTGCATCGGTCCCGTCCGCGACCGCTCCGGCACCGGAACGATCACCAACGAACCCTGCTGCGCAGTCCGGTGAACCCATAGGCGCACAACAGGACCATCAGCGACAACAGCAGTGCAGTGGCGACGGGCTGGGTCACCACCCGCAGGGCACCGACCAGCAGCCGGTCCGCCTCGGGCGGCCACTGCACCCAGGACAGACCGCGCAGCCTGGGGCCCAGTCCGGTCATCGGGTACGCGGACGAGCCTTCCAGCGCCCTGCGCACCAGCGGAACCACTCCCACGGGTACGGCGAGCACGGCCGCCAGCCCCGCGGCGGCGGATCGGAAGACGCCGGAGGCCAGCACGCCGGCCCAGGCGCAGCCGATCAGCAGTCCGGCCCAACTCGCGGCCGGGGAAAGCCAGTGCGCGGGGGCGCGCAGCGGGCCGCTGCCGAAGGCGAGCGCCAGGGCGGCTGCGTCGGCCGTCACCACCAGAGCGCCCAGCAGCAGGGCGAGGGCGGCGCTGACGCCGAGCTTCGCGGTGAGCAGCCCGAGCCGGCGGGGCACGGTGCCCCGGTCGGCAGCCAGCGCCGGGTAGCGGTACTCCTCGCCGAAGGCGAGCGCGCCGAGCAACCCCGCGCCGAGGGCGGCAGGCGGCAGCGGCAGCAACTCGGGCCAGGCGGCCAGCAGTCGACCCTGCGGGATCCGACCGGACCGGGCGAGCACGAGGGCGGCGAGAACCGAGACCGCGACCACGGGGGCGGTGGTGAGGATGGGGGTGGCGGTCCCGAAGACCCGGAGCAGCTCGTAGCGCAGCGGCCTCAGGGGCCCACCCAGGCGCCGCACGGCCGAGGCTGGACCCTGGGGGTGACCCTGCCGAGCGCGCCCGGCGGTGTCCTCGCCGGGGCCGGGTGCAGCACCGGCGGCCGTCGCGTCCGCGACCCGCGCGTGCGGGACCTGGGTCGCCGGCGTTCCAGCGTCGCCGGTCTCGTCGGCGAGCTGGTGGACCAGCACGCCGTGACGGAACGCCGCCTCGCCGACCTCGGCGCAGTTGCTCCCGTACACCGACAAACGGCTGCCGCTCTCCTCGACGATCTCCACCGCCCGCTGGGCCGCCCGGGCTTCCCGGCCCAGGACGTCGGCCAGGCGGGCGGCATGCGGGGTACGTACGGCGACCCGAGGCCTCAGCCGGGTCCGCGCGAACTCCGCGGCCTCCTGATCGGCGACGAGGCGGCCCGCCTCGATGCTGACGACCCGATCGGCGCTCCTGGCCGCTTCCCTGGCATCGGCAGTAGTGAAGAGGACGGCGCCGCCGAGGGCGGCGTGGCCGCGCAGCAGCCCGTACAGCCAGCCACGTTCTCGGGGCGAGAGCCCCGCGGCAGGCTCGTCGAGGAGCAGGGTGCAGGGATCACCAAGCAGCGCCGAGGCCAAGGCGACCCTGCGCTCCATGCCGACCGACAGCGAACCGAGACGCTGGTCCCTCAGACCCGCGATGCC
This window encodes:
- a CDS encoding trypsin-like serine protease, producing MRRPFARVLAGALTLAAGTAAVPLAQMPRAAADSVVIGGKPVKVADSPWVVALASRDRFGGTRDGQFCGGVVVAPTKVVTAAHCLGRQVLGGPVESVSDFRVIAGRTELRAADGREIAVRGARVNPDYDPRSNAGDLAVLELAEAVPAHHVLPMAETGHPAYRAGTEADVYGWGDTSGFGDYAYALRAARVRVLADEVCGRAYPGDMDGQYRAESMVCAGDGGGGKDACQGDSGGPLVAQGRLIGLVSWGRGCGRADSPGVYTRIAPLAGFVTGPERASQQDGVQ
- a CDS encoding RNA polymerase sigma factor produces the protein MSASTSRTLPPEIADSESVMALIERGKAEGQIAGDDVRRAFEADQIPATQWKNVLRSLNQILEEEGVTLMVSAAESPKRTTRKSVAAKSPAKRTATEPVRKTAARTTAAQPVAAAPAAVDPQEQEPDAAVEQAAAEPVAKKVAAKKTAAKKAAPAKKAAAKKAAAKKTAAKKDADEAGEDETPDEGPDAVKAEGDEEDEGGENKGFVISDDEDDAPAQQVVVAGATADPVKDYLKQIGKVPLLNAEQEVELAKRIEAGLFAEDKLANADKLAPKLKRELEIIAEDGRRAKNHLLEANLRLVVSLAKRYTGRGMLFLDLIQEGNLGLIRAVEKFDYTKGYKFSTYATWWIRQAITRAMADQARTIRIPVHMVEVINKLARVQRQMLQDLGREPTPEELAKELDMTPEKVIEVQKYGREPISLHTPLGEDGDSEFGDLIEDSEAVVPADAVSFTLLQEQLHSVLDTLSEREAGVVSMRFGLTDGQPKTLDEIGKVYGVTRERIRQIESKTMSKLRHPSRSQVLRDYLD
- a CDS encoding FadR/GntR family transcriptional regulator, encoding MSTLAHTMMTAARHADSGLAGAGELDRYPYAETPGSDRVGAPHWDGADVELSRVGRRAAGSRGRGLHGQLVQQLGQMIVSGDLGADRPLVPEEIGQRFEVSRTVVRESLRVLEAKGLVSARPNVGTRVRPVADWNLLDPDIIEWRAFGPQRDDQRRELGELRWTIEPLAARLAAGHGRPDVQQRLADMVEIMGHALGQGDSITFARADNEFHALLIQVAGNRMLEHLSGIVSAALQVSGSPMTSCDRPSEACVAHHARMVEALAAGDAAGAESAMRQLLTVHPEVERVVPAPREH
- a CDS encoding ABC transporter ATP-binding protein, which translates into the protein MLQAIGLTSTPRSDTPPLVDDLTLEARPGRVTALFGGAGSGKTTALRLMLELEPGRGVTYFRGRPLHRIPHPCREVGVVLGDVPGNPARTVRNQLRMLCAAAGVPASRADTMLEVVGIAGLRDQRLGSLSVGMERRVALASALLGDPCTLLLDEPAAGLSPRERGWLYGLLRGHAALGGAVLFTTADAREAARSADRVVSIEAGRLVADQEAAEFARTRLRPRVAVRTPHAARLADVLGREARAAQRAVEIVEESGSRLSVYGSNCAEVGEAAFRHGVLVHQLADETGDAGTPATQVPHARVADATAAGAAPGPGEDTAGRARQGHPQGPASAVRRLGGPLRPLRYELLRVFGTATPILTTAPVVAVSVLAALVLARSGRIPQGRLLAAWPELLPLPPAALGAGLLGALAFGEEYRYPALAADRGTVPRRLGLLTAKLGVSAALALLLGALVVTADAAALALAFGSGPLRAPAHWLSPAASWAGLLIGCAWAGVLASGVFRSAAAGLAAVLAVPVGVVPLVRRALEGSSAYPMTGLGPRLRGLSWVQWPPEADRLLVGALRVVTQPVATALLLSLMVLLCAYGFTGLRSRVRW